Proteins encoded in a region of the Lycorma delicatula isolate Av1 chromosome 6, ASM4794821v1, whole genome shotgun sequence genome:
- the LOC142325974 gene encoding 3-oxoacyl-[acyl-carrier-protein] reductase FabG-like, with protein sequence MNFTGKVVLITGASSGIGAATAVYFASLGAKLSLCGRNVENLNKVADKCESIGKMKPLTVIADITKEEDTKRIMESTIAHYSTLNVLINNAGILETGSIENTSLEQFDRIFNTNVRSLYHLTMLAVPFLIKTEGAIVNVSSVNGLRSFPGLLAYNMSKSAVDQFTNCLALELASKKIRVNSVNPGVIITELQKRGGLDEDAYNKFLDRSNETHPLGRPGNPEEVARTIAFLASDDASFITGVNLPVDGGRHATCLR encoded by the coding sequence atgaattttactGGTAAGGTTGTTCTCATTACTGGTGCAAGTTCAGGAATAGGTGCTGCAACAGCAGTTTATTTTGCTTCATTAGGGGCAAAGTTATCGCTATGTGGTaggaatgtagaaaatttaaataaagtggcTGATAAGTGCGAATCGATTGGAAAAATGAAGCCGCTTACCGTAATTGCGGATATCACAAAAGAAGAGGATACAAAACGCATAATGGAATCAACTATTGCACACTATTcaactttaaatgtattaataaataatgcagGAATATTGGAAACTGGATCAATTGAAAATACATCTTTAGAACAAtttgatagaatttttaatactaatgttCGATCTTTGTATCACTTAACGATGTTAGCCGTACCATTCCTCATAAAGACTGAAGGCGCAATTGTTAATGTATCTAGTGTGAATGGGTTGCGATCATTTCCTGGTTTACTAGCTTACAATATGTCAAAATCAGCTGTTGATCAGTTTACTAACTGCTTAGCTTTGGAATTAGCTTCAAAAAAAATTCGTGTTAATAGTGTTAACCCAGGAGTTATAATTACAGAGTTGCAAAAAAGAGGTGGGTTAGATGAAGAcgcatataataaatttttggatCGTTCCAATGAAACACATCCATTAGGTCGACCTGGAAATCCAGAAGAGGTTGCCCGCACAATTGCATTTTTAGCTAGTGATGATGCTAGTTTTATCACTGGTGTTAATTTACCAGTAGATGGTGGTCGTCATGCTACTTGTTTGCGTTAA